From a region of the Methanolinea sp. genome:
- the tuf gene encoding translation elongation factor EF-1 subunit alpha, giving the protein MAAEKPHLNLAVIGHIDHGKSTMVGRLMFETGAVPPHIIEGYRKEAETKGKATFEFAWVMDNLKEERERGITIDIAHKRFDTPKYYFTVVDCPGHRDFVKNMITGASQADAAILVVAAPDGVMEQTKEHVFLSRTLGISQLIIAINKIDAAKYDQKRYEEVKKDLSSLLQMVGYKPAETFFIPTSALQGTNVAKKSTETPWYTGPTLLEALDMLKEPEKPVDKPLRLPIQDVYSISGIGTVPVGRVETGVMKKGMKVSFMPANKEGEVKSIEMHHEEIPQAIPGDNVGFNVRGLGKGDIRRGDVCGPADAPPTVADEFTAQIVVLQHPSAITVGYTPVFHCHTTQTACTFIELKKKLDPRTGQTKEENPTFIKTGDAAIVQVKPTKPMVIENVKELPQLGRFAIRDMGSTIAAGMCIGIQAKQMR; this is encoded by the coding sequence ATGGCAGCTGAGAAGCCCCACCTTAACCTGGCGGTTATCGGACACATCGATCATGGGAAGTCAACAATGGTAGGACGACTCATGTTCGAGACCGGAGCCGTACCTCCCCATATCATTGAGGGATACCGGAAAGAAGCAGAGACAAAGGGAAAGGCGACCTTCGAGTTCGCCTGGGTCATGGATAACCTCAAGGAAGAGCGTGAAAGAGGCATCACCATCGATATCGCTCACAAGAGGTTCGATACGCCCAAGTACTATTTCACCGTAGTAGATTGCCCGGGCCACCGGGACTTTGTCAAGAACATGATTACCGGCGCATCCCAGGCTGATGCAGCAATCCTGGTGGTTGCGGCACCGGACGGAGTGATGGAGCAGACCAAGGAGCATGTGTTCCTCTCGCGGACGCTCGGCATCAGCCAGTTGATCATCGCCATCAACAAGATTGATGCGGCCAAGTATGATCAGAAGCGTTACGAGGAGGTCAAGAAGGATCTTTCGTCCCTCCTGCAAATGGTTGGCTACAAGCCCGCAGAGACCTTCTTCATCCCCACCAGCGCTCTTCAGGGTACGAACGTCGCAAAGAAGAGCACGGAGACACCATGGTATACCGGCCCGACGCTCCTCGAAGCCCTCGACATGCTCAAGGAACCCGAGAAACCGGTTGATAAGCCGCTCCGGCTCCCCATTCAGGACGTGTATTCAATCAGCGGTATCGGGACAGTCCCTGTCGGCAGGGTCGAGACCGGCGTCATGAAGAAGGGCATGAAGGTCTCGTTCATGCCGGCCAACAAGGAAGGCGAAGTCAAGTCCATCGAGATGCATCACGAAGAGATCCCCCAGGCAATCCCGGGGGACAATGTGGGATTCAACGTCCGTGGGCTTGGAAAGGGTGATATCCGCCGCGGCGACGTCTGCGGACCAGCCGATGCACCACCGACCGTTGCCGATGAGTTCACCGCACAGATCGTCGTGCTCCAGCACCCGAGTGCCATCACCGTAGGCTACACTCCGGTGTTCCACTGCCACACCACCCAGACGGCATGTACTTTCATCGAGCTGAAGAAGAAACTTGATCCGCGGACCGGACAGACCAAGGAAGAAAACCCGACCTTCATCAAGACCGGTGATGCGGCTATCGTCCAGGTCAAACCTACCAAACCGATGGTCATCGAGAATGTCAAGGAGCTCCCCCAGCTCGGCAGGTTTGCGATCCGTGATATGGGAAGCACCATTGCCGCCGGGATGTGCATTGGAATCCAGGCCAAGCAGATGAGATAA
- a CDS encoding 30S ribosomal protein S10, whose protein sequence is MQKARIRLTGTDFKKVEMVCDRIREIAERTGVNMAGPIPLPTKRLVVPIRKSPDGEGTATWDRWQMRVHKRLIDIDADERALRQLMRTQVPKDIGIEIVLES, encoded by the coding sequence ATGCAGAAGGCCAGGATACGCCTGACAGGGACCGATTTCAAGAAGGTTGAAATGGTCTGCGATCGGATCAGGGAGATTGCGGAGAGGACCGGGGTAAATATGGCAGGCCCCATCCCCCTCCCCACAAAACGACTGGTCGTGCCCATCCGGAAAAGCCCGGATGGCGAAGGTACCGCAACATGGGACCGCTGGCAGATGCGGGTGCACAAGCGGTTGATTGACATAGATGCCGATGAAAGGGCGCTTCGCCAGCTGATGAGAACCCAGGTCCCGAAAGATATCGGCATCGAGATAGTTCTCGAGAGCTGA
- a CDS encoding TIGR03663 family protein has product MPAGFQSRIRTWFSFRNLFLIIFLLALLLRFSVLDLKLFHHDEAVHAWFAWNLMTDGSYAYDPMYHGPFLYYVTAGMFSLFGDSDIVARILPSLFGAAIIPVVYWIHTLGYLDERQTLVASLFVAVSPSLVYFSRFLRHDIFQLFFTVLILAAILAYLERGRLRYALLTGLAIGCGMSLKEDMPIFLVLLTIFALASIFRKKIRLPETWLRDTVAGLIVTIGIMVVLYSSFGMHPEIIQTGWIRAYEHWVAMHGMCRICGPWFFYILLFLLYEVPIFLLAIFGTAQFAVRHCPLHFLGTRVGRAGKVGLETVVDPSAEVITPQQAQRASWDKKELFFLFCIFWMLSSMAAYAYIGEKVPWLIIHQLLPMIFVSVYLMTPRKTVIAVISCLFLIVMTCHVCFIPADINEPIVQVQNSEDMRTVMALIDASDTVVIASENYWPLPWYYRGERWERMRFYGKIIDEPLVYQIDPDMVITHDLNSYAALEGFNKTTYKISYWFSIYDNEHRIPEYYFKRDGKLGSINIDVFTKPGLFEKAGIPPPLV; this is encoded by the coding sequence TTGCCCGCCGGATTTCAGTCTCGGATCCGGACCTGGTTTTCTTTCAGAAACCTCTTTTTGATCATTTTTTTACTGGCATTGCTGCTCCGCTTCTCGGTCCTGGACCTCAAGCTCTTCCACCACGATGAAGCGGTCCATGCCTGGTTCGCCTGGAACCTGATGACAGACGGGTCGTATGCCTATGACCCGATGTACCATGGTCCGTTCCTCTACTATGTCACTGCCGGGATGTTCTCGCTGTTCGGTGACTCGGACATTGTCGCCCGGATCCTCCCCTCACTCTTCGGGGCGGCAATCATTCCTGTGGTATACTGGATCCATACCCTTGGTTACCTCGACGAGCGCCAGACCCTGGTGGCTTCGCTCTTTGTCGCCGTATCACCATCCCTCGTCTACTTCTCACGCTTCCTCCGCCATGATATTTTCCAGCTCTTCTTCACCGTGCTGATCCTTGCCGCCATCCTTGCCTACCTTGAGCGGGGCAGGTTGCGGTATGCGCTGCTGACCGGCCTTGCCATAGGCTGCGGGATGTCGCTGAAAGAGGACATGCCTATATTTCTCGTTCTCCTCACCATCTTTGCACTGGCCTCGATTTTCAGGAAGAAGATCAGGCTGCCGGAAACCTGGCTCCGGGATACTGTTGCAGGGCTGATTGTCACTATTGGGATCATGGTGGTGTTGTATTCATCGTTCGGCATGCATCCCGAGATCATCCAAACAGGGTGGATCCGGGCCTATGAGCACTGGGTGGCCATGCACGGGATGTGCCGGATCTGCGGTCCATGGTTTTTCTATATCCTTCTCTTCCTGCTCTACGAGGTGCCGATCTTTCTACTGGCAATCTTTGGCACAGCCCAGTTTGCGGTGCGGCATTGCCCGCTCCATTTCCTCGGCACCCGTGTCGGACGAGCGGGGAAGGTAGGGCTTGAGACGGTGGTTGATCCATCCGCGGAGGTTATAACCCCTCAACAGGCTCAACGGGCAAGCTGGGATAAAAAAGAACTCTTCTTCCTTTTTTGCATCTTCTGGATGCTTTCTTCTATGGCCGCCTATGCCTATATCGGGGAGAAAGTGCCCTGGTTGATCATCCACCAGCTCCTCCCGATGATCTTTGTCTCTGTCTACCTCATGACACCGAGGAAGACCGTAATCGCAGTGATCTCGTGCCTCTTCCTGATCGTGATGACATGCCATGTCTGCTTTATTCCGGCCGATATAAACGAGCCGATCGTCCAGGTGCAGAACTCCGAGGATATGCGAACGGTCATGGCCCTGATCGATGCTTCGGATACCGTGGTCATCGCATCTGAAAACTATTGGCCGCTTCCGTGGTATTACCGGGGAGAGAGATGGGAGAGAATGCGATTCTATGGGAAAATCATCGATGAGCCTTTGGTCTACCAGATCGATCCGGACATGGTAATCACCCATGACCTCAACAGTTATGCAGCCCTTGAGGGGTTCAATAAAACAACGTACAAAATCAGCTATTGGTTTTCAATCTACGACAATGAGCATCGGATACCTGAATATTATTTCAAGCGGGATGGCAAGCTGGGGAGCATCAATATCGATGTCTTCACCAAACCTGGTTTATTCGAAAAGGCCGGAATCCCTCCACCGCTAGTCTGA